A region of Paractinoplanes abujensis DNA encodes the following proteins:
- a CDS encoding CDP-alcohol phosphatidyltransferase family protein, with amino-acid sequence MSQQPAPSVAAPSNRIWTIPNVISFIRLLGVPLFLYLLLGPQHDVAAVIVLAVGGTTDWVDGYVARRMNSVSRLGELLDPFADRLYILATLIGFTVRGVVPYWLTGALLLREAVLAVALLGLRRHGFGPPPVHYVGKTGTFVLLAAFPVILLAAAVPSIDSWAGPIGWGLAWWALGLYWAAGVLYLAQTVQLLRSSRTAP; translated from the coding sequence ATGTCGCAGCAGCCTGCGCCGTCCGTCGCTGCCCCGTCCAACCGGATCTGGACGATCCCGAACGTCATCAGCTTCATCCGCCTGCTCGGCGTGCCGCTCTTCCTGTACCTTCTGCTCGGTCCGCAGCACGACGTGGCCGCGGTGATCGTGCTGGCCGTGGGCGGCACCACCGACTGGGTCGACGGCTACGTGGCCCGGCGGATGAATTCGGTGAGCCGGCTCGGTGAGCTGCTCGACCCGTTCGCCGACCGCCTCTACATCCTGGCCACGCTGATCGGCTTCACCGTGCGCGGCGTCGTGCCGTACTGGCTGACCGGTGCCCTGCTGCTGCGGGAGGCCGTGCTGGCCGTGGCCCTGCTGGGGCTGCGCCGGCACGGGTTCGGCCCGCCGCCCGTGCACTACGTGGGCAAGACCGGCACGTTCGTGCTGCTGGCGGCGTTCCCGGTGATCCTGCTGGCCGCGGCCGTGCCGTCGATCGACTCCTGGGCCGGCCCGATCGGGTGGGGCCTGGCCTGGTGGGCACTTGGGCTCTACTGGGCGGCCGGTGTCCTCTATCTGGCGCAGACCGTGCAATTGCTGCGGTCCTCCCGGACGGCCCCGTGA